DNA sequence from the Bacteroidota bacterium genome:
GAACCCACCAGTTGGGATCGTTGCGAAGTCCTGAAGAAGGGAACCGTCGGAATTTCCCTGTAGCGAGATCTATCGAAGCCAATCCCCCTTGATTACTTCCCACCCACAATGTCTTTCCTCCATCCCCGTGGAGGGTGTAAACATTTTTGTCGTCTCCTCCGTTCGGCAACTTGGGAGGAATAACGGGATGCGAAATCTTCCGCGTCTGCATATCAACCTGCATCACGCCTCCGGAGAGCGTGCCGAGCCAGAGAAAACTCTCATGTTCGACGATTGCGCGTACAGGGAATTCTTTCAGGGGAGGAGTATAGTCTCTGAATTCTTTCTTCTCCTCATCAAGAACACACACGCCGTTATCGGTGCCCACCCAGATTCGACCGTCCTTTCCCTCCGAGAGTGACCAGACAGAATGGTCGCCGCGCAGAAGCTGGCGTGAGGAACTATGCTTGTATAACAAAAACTGCTCGTGTTGCCGTCGCACTGTTCTCACTCCATCTCCACCTGAACCAATCCAGAGCATACCGCTCCGATCCGCGAAGAGGGTTTCTATCTTACGAGTGATTTTTGGTTGCGGCTCGACCGGGGTAAGTTTCTTGGTTCCGATATCCAGCCGCGCCACCGAGCCATCTGAGAATCCGAAGAGGAGAATCGAATCGCCTTCCGGATACATCTTCAACACAGGGCCACCGGCGAATTGACTTGGCGGTGGAACGGGAAGTTGTGTGAAGGTACGAAATCGTTCCAGTTTGGTATCAAAAACTACGACACGCCCGGTGATCGTCGCTGCATACACGATGTTTGGGAAGACCGGGTTTGAAGAACTCAAGGAGATCAAAGAATTATGGCCGTTCTCTCTCGTATCGGATGAATCTACCAGGAATCTCTTTAGAACCGAAGCATTCGCTGACAGCATCGTCAACCCGACCTCCGTTGCCAACCAGATGTTGCCTTCGTTATCTTCACAGATTGCACGCACATTGTCACTGCGGTCGCACAGTGCCAAACGTGGTTGATGTGGAACCGGAAAGAAGCGGGTGAACGTCTGATTCTCAGCATTGAATCGGTTGAGACCATGCTCGGTGCCGACCCAGACCGTGCCTCGTGAGTCCTCGAAAAATGAGATAACTCCGTTATCGCTGAGAGCCCCGGGATTGTACCAATCGGCGCGCCATCGTTCGCATTCGCCCGTGTGTGTATTCAGCCTGTTGAGTCCGCCGTTGTCCGTGCCTACCCAAAGGACGTGGTCGGGCTCGAAGGAGGGCTGCAAAATTGCTGTAACGTAGCTTGAACTGAGGGTTTTCTTGTTCTGAGGATCGGAAACAAATTTCTGAATGGAATACCCGTCGTACTTGTTCAGTCCGCTTCTCGTTCCGAACCACATGAAGCCCCGGCGGTCCTGGTAGATGCAGTGAACATTGTTCTCGGAAAGGCCTTGATCAACAGTGAGATAAGTGATTTGTCCGCGCGCCGATGTATGTGCAAACAGTGACAGGCACGAAAGCAGAGCAAGGTGAGTTATAAGGAAGATTTGCCAGCTTGGCATTGCTTATCACCGGGTCAGTCAGAATTGTGATAAAAGCAACTACGGGAGCTACCCTTCGGTATTGAAGGACAGCGCAAAAAAAGGTAGTGCTGCAAAAAGAGAAAGTCAAGGAAAATTACAATGTCAGAAGCTGTCCCTCGAATTCAGCGCTTTGAGTCGATCGGTACCGGGTTGAGGCACACGACTTCTTCAGAAGGCGCTACGTTCGTGAGCGCATCGTTGAGTCTTGACCGAAGGGCATCACCATCTCCACCGTCAGGCAAGTCCATAAGCCTGCATGCACGACGGAGTTCTTCCGCTGAGCGTGTGGGGTCATTCACCCAATCTACTGCTGATTGTTTGGAAGGCATCTTCTTTCCTTCACAACAAAAAGAGCGGGACTGCATGCCCCGCTCCTTGTTTTCTACAACATGCAACTTTATTTCAGCAGAATAAGCTTTTTCACATCACCGAACGACCCGGCTGCCATACGGTAGTAGTATATGCCGCTGGCGAGATTGGCCGCATTCCACGTCACCTCATACGTACCCATCGGCTTCACGTCGTTCACAAGTGTTGCCACTTCACGGCCGAGCATATCGTACACTTTGAGTGTCACTTCACTCGTCTGCGGCATGCTGAACTTGATTGTGGTAGACGGGTTAAACGGATTCGGATAATTCTGCTCAAGCGCGAATGTCCCCGGCAATTCGTTTGTCGGCCGTACATCCGTAATAATGTTCGAGCCATCATAGAACACACCGGTGGGCCCGAGTTGCGAGTAGATCACACCGCCTCCGAATGCAGCCGCCCCGGTTCTGAAGCCGGCAACGCTTGGCGCAGTGGAAGTGCTGGCGTTGCGATTCTCATTCACAATCTGGCGGGCTGTGAACGGCGGATTGAATGCGCTCGTGTAAATGACGGTATCGCGCGACGGCCCCTTCGACACGTAGGCAACTCTGAACGCACTCTGCGCCTCCTGACAGTCAAGGTCCGCACGTTGCTGATTGTTGGCTTGAGGCTGGAGAATCTGATCCAACGTCCAGTTTGCAAGCGCCCACGCCCCCGTTGGACTGGTGGCATAGCCTATATTATCAACACCCGCCTGAGTCCGAGTAAACATTACCATCAGCGCGTTGTTTTGCCGGCTCGCCACAAAGCTGGTTCCAAACTCGGGATCCGCTGTGTTTGCAACATTGATCTGGCTCCACGTTGAGCCGGTTCCCAAACCCGAGAGCGGAATCCTCTGCATCCGGAGGTTCGGGTTGGTCGCCGTGATATCGTTCGTTAACACCACACCGATCGTGTCCGACCTGAAATTGTAGTCGATATCAAGATCGAAATCATTGAACGAGTTACGCGCCGTGTCCAATGCCCACGTCACTCCCCAATTTGTCGAAAACGACGCGAGTGCCTGGTTGCCGACACCGGTGGTCGAATCCACGTTCTGAAATGCGGCGTACCAGTACGTTAATCCGGCGCTCCACATGTACCCGTCGGAAACAACTGCGGGATTGATATGTCCCCTTCCTGCAGGGCGAGTAGCAATTCCGGTAGCCCTGAAGCCGGATCCATTCTCAAGACAGGAAAACCAGAACAACTGTCCGCCATATCCCGACGCTGCAGTCGTCCGGACAGCAGTAAATCCGAGAACGTGATTGTTCACTGAATCCGTGACAAAAAAATCAAATGAATGCCACTTTGTTGTTCCGCCGGGGGAAATATTGAGAAGGCGAGTCCACGAAAGCCCCTGATCAGTCGACCGGAAAACACAGATCGAATCCCTGTTGCTGGCAATGTATGCAACGTACTTATTTCCCAAACTATCAACGCGAAGCCTGAGGCTCTTGGTGTTTCCGGCTGTAAGCGGGCTCAAGATGTCCGCAGGTGAAATCGGAACATCTCCCGGACCCCAATCATTGGATGTCCCGTTCCCGTTTGATAAACCCGGAAGAACAGCATACGGATCGTCAGGAGCGGGAGCAACCCGGGAAAAGGCATTTGCATACAGGTGGTTGTATTGTGAGGTGAGGGTTTCGTACAGCGCGAGATTTTCGGCGCGGCGGGCCGCAACAATATCAGCCCAAAGTTGCGCTCGGGGGGATGTGTCGACAATTTCCACTGCTCCTATGCCTGCTTCACGCGCAATGTCCTCCGGTGTTTGGGCAAGCACGGGAGCGAAAGCAACTAGACAGATGAGCAAAGCTTTCGCCAATTGTGTCATGGCTTCTCCTTACGTGTTGTGGTTGGATGGTTAGTTGGCCGCTGTAGCGCGGAAACTCTCAACTCACTCAACATCTCATGCTCAAGCTTATCGACGCATATGCAAGGAACAATGTATTCATTATGTAAAAAGGAGAACTCATTTGCAAGCACATGGGTTCATTTCTGCCTCTCCCGGTAAAGTACTCCGGCCGTCCACACTGTTGCAGAAATCAACAGCCCCGGGTAGATTGGCTCAATTTCAAACGGATACAGTGCAGAGTTTCCAATTTCCCCCGTCCATCCAAGGAGCAGCCATGTTACCGAGCCGACCCAGCCGAACAGCATTGACGTAAATGCAAAACCGGACGATATCCTCAACCTTTTAGAATAGCTCGCCATCAGCGGAATCAACAGACCCGGCACGATAACCGTCCCGATCGTGTACCAAAGCTTGATGACGGAGGGGATCGCAATACTCAACGCTATTGAAAGCGCGGCGGTAACTATGAGCCCGGCCTTCGTGTAGCGCGCAACGTTCGAGTCATCGCCCTCATTCTTCCACCTCCACACAATATCACGCCCCAATGTCGTTGCGGAGATGAATGCCAACGTGTTGAGGCTCGACATGATTGTGGCAAGCATCCCGATGTAGAACATCCCCTTCGCAATTGGAGGGAGCGTTACTTCGGCGAGAAGAGGAAACGCCATAACGGGTTGATCAAGCAGAGGAAGCGCGGCACGGGCGTACAATCCTGCTGTTGCTGTCATCGCATCGAAGATGAACCAAAAGATGATAGATATGAGAATACCCCGTTGCGCGACTTCTCCTGACTTTGCAGCATAGCATCGTTGGTGAAATGCCGGATCCACCAGCGTCCACAACGCAATGAAGAACCACACCAACACGAACTGAATCGAATTCCCGCCGTTCCATGTCAGATGCAGATGCGGAACATTTCGTTGAATGAAATCGAACCCGCCGAACTTGTCGTAGGCGAACGGAATGATTACTGCGAAGCCGATGAACATGAGAACAAACTCGAACACATCAGTATTCACATCCGCCCGGAATCCGCCGAAGTACAGATATACCGTCGTCGAGATTGTGCCGATGAACAAGCAGGTCACGTACCCCCACCCTGTTACCAGTTGCAGCAACATGGCAAGCATCAGCACGTATGGTGCGGGAGTTGTAAGAATGAATGTGAGAATCGAGCCTAATATCGCCGTCTTGCGGTCGTATGATTGCTGGAGTTTATCGGGGATGGTGAGAAGATTGGACTCACGAATACGCCTGGCAAGAAACAGCGCAAACAGGAGGGCAAAGATGTAATACGGCACTCCTTGCACAACCCAGTTGGAGATTCCGTAGAGATACGAGAATTCCCCGACGCCGAGAATGCCACCGTACCATGTTGACACAAGCGTCATCACGAACAGCGGCAGGGTCAACGAACGACCTGCAAGCAGAAAATCGGCCGCTTCGCTTTTTGACTTTGAGAGAAATCCGATAAGAAGAACCGCGACAAAGTATGCCGCAATCAGCAGAAGGTCAACCGTGGAAAATGTTACCATCAATCCAACATCGTGAGTGGATTCCGAAGTGAAGGAACGATCATCAGCATCTTCCCTCTC
Encoded proteins:
- a CDS encoding T9SS type A sorting domain-containing protein; protein product: MTQLAKALLICLVAFAPVLAQTPEDIAREAGIGAVEIVDTSPRAQLWADIVAARRAENLALYETLTSQYNHLYANAFSRVAPAPDDPYAVLPGLSNGNGTSNDWGPGDVPISPADILSPLTAGNTKSLRLRVDSLGNKYVAYIASNRDSICVFRSTDQGLSWTRLLNISPGGTTKWHSFDFFVTDSVNNHVLGFTAVRTTAASGYGGQLFWFSCLENGSGFRATGIATRPAGRGHINPAVVSDGYMWSAGLTYWYAAFQNVDSTTGVGNQALASFSTNWGVTWALDTARNSFNDFDLDIDYNFRSDTIGVVLTNDITATNPNLRMQRIPLSGLGTGSTWSQINVANTADPEFGTSFVASRQNNALMVMFTRTQAGVDNIGYATSPTGAWALANWTLDQILQPQANNQQRADLDCQEAQSAFRVAYVSKGPSRDTVIYTSAFNPPFTARQIVNENRNASTSTAPSVAGFRTGAAAFGGGVIYSQLGPTGVFYDGSNIITDVRPTNELPGTFALEQNYPNPFNPSTTIKFSMPQTSEVTLKVYDMLGREVATLVNDVKPMGTYEVTWNAANLASGIYYYRMAAGSFGDVKKLILLK
- a CDS encoding sodium:solute symporter family protein, which codes for MVTFSTVDLLLIAAYFVAVLLIGFLSKSKSEAADFLLAGRSLTLPLFVMTLVSTWYGGILGVGEFSYLYGISNWVVQGVPYYIFALLFALFLARRIRESNLLTIPDKLQQSYDRKTAILGSILTFILTTPAPYVLMLAMLLQLVTGWGYVTCLFIGTISTTVYLYFGGFRADVNTDVFEFVLMFIGFAVIIPFAYDKFGGFDFIQRNVPHLHLTWNGGNSIQFVLVWFFIALWTLVDPAFHQRCYAAKSGEVAQRGILISIIFWFIFDAMTATAGLYARAALPLLDQPVMAFPLLAEVTLPPIAKGMFYIGMLATIMSSLNTLAFISATTLGRDIVWRWKNEGDDSNVARYTKAGLIVTAALSIALSIAIPSVIKLWYTIGTVIVPGLLIPLMASYSKRLRISSGFAFTSMLFGWVGSVTWLLLGWTGEIGNSALYPFEIEPIYPGLLISATVWTAGVLYRERQK